From the Marinomonas sp. THO17 genome, one window contains:
- a CDS encoding DUF6694 family lipoprotein, which produces MNKFFKTMSVIILSVFLIACGEPELDTSSDQAMKESAKEIMSTLSSEDKNRFQKTVTGIYMMAGFAAMGSNVSAEDARAKVNEMLDGKTAEEIFALADEIKKASNE; this is translated from the coding sequence GTGAATAAATTTTTCAAAACCATGTCAGTTATTATTTTGTCTGTATTCTTGATCGCATGCGGTGAACCAGAGCTGGATACATCCTCAGATCAAGCCATGAAAGAATCAGCAAAAGAAATAATGTCAACCCTATCTTCTGAAGACAAAAATAGATTTCAAAAAACCGTCACCGGAATCTACATGATGGCTGGATTTGCTGCTATGGGGAGTAATGTCTCTGCCGAGGATGCTAGAGCCAAAGTAAATGAAATGCTAGACGGTAAAACAGCCGAAGAGATATTTGCCCTAGCCGATGAAATAAAAAAGGCCAGTAATGAATAA